From one Notolabrus celidotus isolate fNotCel1 chromosome 24, fNotCel1.pri, whole genome shotgun sequence genomic stretch:
- the LOC117808076 gene encoding gamma-crystallin M3-like isoform X2, translating to MIIFYEDRNFQGRSYETSSDCPELTSFLSRCNSCRVESGLFMVYEKPNFMGHQMLVRRGEYPDNQRLMGMSMSDCIRSSRMIPQHRGPFKTKIYERENFGGQMHELIDDCDSMMDRLRMSDCQSCNVMDGHWLMFEQPGFRGRMLYLRPGEYRSLREMGLNNMTRFSSIRRITDSC from the exons ATG ATTATCTTCTACGAGGACAGGAACTTCCAGGGCCGTTCCTATGAGACCAGCAGCGACTGCCCTGAGCTCACCTCTTTCCTGAGCAGGTGTAACTCCTGCCGGGTGGAGAGCGGCCTCTTCATGGTCTACGAGAAGCCCAACTTCATGGGCCACCAGATGCTGGTGAGGAGGGGCGAGTACCCTGATAACCAGAGACTGATGGGCATGAGTATGAGCGACTGCATCCGGTCCAGCCGCATGATCCCCCAG CACCGTGGGCCATTCAAGACCAAGATCTACGAGCGCGAGAACTTCGGGGGCCAGATGCACGAGCTGATCGACGACTGCGACAGCATGATGGACCGTCTCCGCATGTCTGACTGTCAGTCCTGCAACGTGATGGACGGACACTGGCTGATGTTCGAGCAGCCCGGATTCAGAGGCCGCATGCTGTACCTGAGACCAGGCGAGTACAGGAGCCTGAGGGAGATGGGCCTGAACAACATGACCAGGTTCAGCTCCATCAGACGCAtcacagactcatgttaa
- the LOC117808075 gene encoding gamma-crystallin M3-like isoform X1: protein MGRIILYEDKNFQGRSYECSSDCSDIHMHLNRCNSCRVDNGCFVVYDRPNFMGNQVFLKRGEYSDLQRMGSMMGMMGMSLMDNIRSCRMIPMHRGQFRMRIYERENFGGKMQELMDDCESLQDRYLMSDCQSCNVMDGHWLMFEQPGFRGRMMYVRPGEYRNLRDMSMSSMSNISSIRRIMDMC from the exons ATGGGCCGG ATCATTCTCTACGAGGACAAGAACTTCCAGGGTCGCTCCTACGAGTGCAGCAGCGACTGCTCCGACATCCACATGCACTTGAACCGCTGCAACTCCTGCAGGGTGGACAATGGCTGCTTTGTGGTGTACGACCGCCCCAACTTCATGGGGAACCAGGTGTTCCTGAAGAGGGGCGAGTACTCTGACCTGCAGCGCATGGGAAGCATGATGGGCATGATGGGAATGTCCCTGATGGACAACATCCGCTCCTGCCGCATGATCCCCATG CACAGGGGTCAGTTCAGGATGAGGATCTACGAGAGGGAGAACTTTGGTGGAAAGATGCAGGAGCTGATGGACGACTGTGAGTCTCTGCAGGATCGCTACCTCATGTCTGACTGCCAGTCCTGCAACGTGATGGACGGACACTGGCTGATGTTCGAGCAGCCAGGATTCAGAGGCCGCATGATGTACGTGAGACCAGGAGAGTACAGGAACCTGCGCGACATGAGCATGAGCAGCATGTCCAACATCAGCTCCATCAGACGCATCATGGACATGTGCTGA
- the LOC117808075 gene encoding gamma-crystallin M3-like isoform X2, producing the protein MHLNRCNSCRVDNGCFVVYDRPNFMGNQVFLKRGEYSDLQRMGSMMGMMGMSLMDNIRSCRMIPMHRGQFRMRIYERENFGGKMQELMDDCESLQDRYLMSDCQSCNVMDGHWLMFEQPGFRGRMMYVRPGEYRNLRDMSMSSMSNISSIRRIMDMC; encoded by the exons ATGCACTTGAACCGCTGCAACTCCTGCAGGGTGGACAATGGCTGCTTTGTGGTGTACGACCGCCCCAACTTCATGGGGAACCAGGTGTTCCTGAAGAGGGGCGAGTACTCTGACCTGCAGCGCATGGGAAGCATGATGGGCATGATGGGAATGTCCCTGATGGACAACATCCGCTCCTGCCGCATGATCCCCATG CACAGGGGTCAGTTCAGGATGAGGATCTACGAGAGGGAGAACTTTGGTGGAAAGATGCAGGAGCTGATGGACGACTGTGAGTCTCTGCAGGATCGCTACCTCATGTCTGACTGCCAGTCCTGCAACGTGATGGACGGACACTGGCTGATGTTCGAGCAGCCAGGATTCAGAGGCCGCATGATGTACGTGAGACCAGGAGAGTACAGGAACCTGCGCGACATGAGCATGAGCAGCATGTCCAACATCAGCTCCATCAGACGCATCATGGACATGTGCTGA
- the LOC117808076 gene encoding gamma-crystallin M3-like isoform X1, giving the protein MTMGRIIFYEDRNFQGRSYETSSDCPELTSFLSRCNSCRVESGLFMVYEKPNFMGHQMLVRRGEYPDNQRLMGMSMSDCIRSSRMIPQHRGPFKTKIYERENFGGQMHELIDDCDSMMDRLRMSDCQSCNVMDGHWLMFEQPGFRGRMLYLRPGEYRSLREMGLNNMTRFSSIRRITDSC; this is encoded by the exons ATGACCATGGGGAGG ATTATCTTCTACGAGGACAGGAACTTCCAGGGCCGTTCCTATGAGACCAGCAGCGACTGCCCTGAGCTCACCTCTTTCCTGAGCAGGTGTAACTCCTGCCGGGTGGAGAGCGGCCTCTTCATGGTCTACGAGAAGCCCAACTTCATGGGCCACCAGATGCTGGTGAGGAGGGGCGAGTACCCTGATAACCAGAGACTGATGGGCATGAGTATGAGCGACTGCATCCGGTCCAGCCGCATGATCCCCCAG CACCGTGGGCCATTCAAGACCAAGATCTACGAGCGCGAGAACTTCGGGGGCCAGATGCACGAGCTGATCGACGACTGCGACAGCATGATGGACCGTCTCCGCATGTCTGACTGTCAGTCCTGCAACGTGATGGACGGACACTGGCTGATGTTCGAGCAGCCCGGATTCAGAGGCCGCATGCTGTACCTGAGACCAGGCGAGTACAGGAGCCTGAGGGAGATGGGCCTGAACAACATGACCAGGTTCAGCTCCATCAGACGCAtcacagactcatgttaa